The Paramormyrops kingsleyae isolate MSU_618 chromosome 20, PKINGS_0.4, whole genome shotgun sequence genome contains the following window.
tatacaaCATAATGTGTCTGAACCAGATAAGAAACTGAAAAAGTTGAAGAAACAATATCAGAAAAATAGCTGCAGGCAGCAATGAGGTGTCACGTAGACTGTGATGGCATAGTCGCCATGGAAACGTTACGCAAGGGTAAGGTTGTTTGCATTCGCAGCAAATTTCATGTCAACTGACCAAAGATTGGCTAAGGTGTGAGCTCATTTTCTGTTTGGTGGCTTTGCTGCCAAGTGTGATAGACTGCAACAGACGAAtggttttgaaaataaaaaatccatctGATAACTTTCTTGAGGCTTTGTCTGAGATCATTTGTGCAAAATTTGGTATCTAGACATTTTTTAACACAAAATTTGAtatattgttacacccctactaGTTTGCAAAAGTAGGGTTTTTGAAAAATTCGACATGGAGGAAAATCCAATATAGCGGGCTTTAGTGCCAATGGATGCACTCAAATCGAGATGACCGAAGGATTCTGAGGAAAGACGATCACAAGCCCGGAAAAAAAGTTACAAGCAAAAATTTTACTTGAAATTTGGCCTATTTGTGGTGACACAGAGATGGATTGACCCCTGATACAATGACACCTGGACATGTTAGACTGTCCTCTACAATGtgccaaatttcatcaaaatcCAGAAAGGGCTACTATGGGCTACCATAAACTCCCTTGGCAAAAAGTATAATTAAAAAGGTGAAACATTCTAACAATTACTATAGGTGCCTTTCACCTTCTATACACAGCTGGTGAGGATTCTGCACTTCGTGGATACACACCTTGAGGAAATACTCcacactgatgatgctgcagtTGTACATGGAGGCCGGCAGATTTGGGGGGAGCTTCAGCTCTACAGTCAGCATCTGCGGCATGTTAGCAGGAATCGGCTCCCCCACATGCTTCAGGATGCGATGTGTACAGATGTTGTCCTCACCTTGAGCAAAAAAACTCTGAATTTGGTCCACAGCAACCTTGGGCACAAGGTTACGTGAAGAGCTGTTCTGAACATACACTGTGACCTTTAATTCTTCTCCTGCAGGGGAACCCAAGGACAGAACATCCAAGTGAATAGTTTCAGTAAAATTTCATGTTTCAAAAAACACAGGATATAAGGGAACCAAACGCCCGCCTATTCATGCCAGCTGCTACATATTTTTGAGACATCCCATTTATTTCCCTGTAAGCCTGTTTAATTATTTATCACTTCGCTTTTATGTATAGTGATGTGGAATgaagaaagcagggtcagccagtccctggagcaactggaattatgggccttggtcaagggcccaaaggtgaaacccctctgctgaccacaggaaTGGAACCGGTGCCCTCCCGATCACAGGCAGGGCGGCCTCCCGATCACAGGCAGGGCGGCCTCCCGATCACAGGCAGGGCGCCCTAACCGGCCGAGCTGTACACCAGCCAGTCCATTCCCTGGGTGCTGATGACCGGCCTTTTCTATGGCTTGCTACCCAAGTGTGATCAAACAGCCACACCAGGCTCctggtgggcttctctgctGAAATTCTGCTCTCATGGTCACTTGTTTCACCTGCAGTCTGACGTCTAAGAAAATGTCACTTTAACCATTGGTATTTTTGACAGGAACAAAAGAACATACCAGAATGCAACGTTACAATATTATCATTTCTAAAAAGCATATTTTGGGAAACAAACAGTATTTTTGGGGTCTCTCCAATGTCTACCTGGCCAGTAAGCCGTCCGTTCGATATTCACATTAATGGCAGCATTTCCGGAGGTGAAGAGACTCATCTTCTTTGTGACAGTGCCATGCTGGGGTGACTGTGAGTGACAGGGCACAAAAATCTCTTGCTTACATCTGCAAAATGTACATTATCATTGAGAAAGTTACAGGAACAAATAGCTAGAAAACCTGGAAGTTTACTTCTTATCAGGTAAATGAACTTAATATTCCCTGTATAAATATACTGTTTTTAGATGATTCATTGTATATGTAAGACCAGTTTGAAAGGGACCATAATGATTTGGTTTACAGCATAACCTAGTGGACATTTTGAGTACTACAAACCATCAGCAGAGCCAACTGAAGCAGGCTCATCACCGGCATTGAAACAAAGGTGAACGCGGATGCTGCATTACTCGGCAACCTCCAAGACCTGCTCAGCTTTGCCTCCAGCTTGTATTTCACTTTTCCATGATCTCCTTTAAAGGAACACGGCATGTCCCTGTCAAGGGAAGAAAACTGAGATGTTTACAGAGAAGGTTCTGATCATAAACCCCAGATCCGGTGTGGTTCTTACCCTTCGGGAATCTGAAATGTAAACGGGAAAACATGGCTCCCAGCAGCCAGGACGATAtctgaaaatgaaatggaaaattttcatttttataatacATAAAACTGAACAGTTAAAGGGGTGGCatggtgtggtgtggtgtggtgtggtgtggtgtggtggttagcactgttgcttcacacttCTAGGACCAgcgtttgagtctccgcctgggttacatgtgtgtggagtttgcatgttctccccatgtcatcatagGGTTTTCTCTAGTTACTCcattttccccccacagtccaaagacatgctgaggccaattggagttactaaattgcccataggtgtgaatagtgtgtgagtgaatggtgtgtgagtgtgccctgcgatgggctggccccccatcctgggttgttccccaccttgtacccatagcttctgggatatgCTCCGGTCCCCCCATGACCCGgaaggataagtggtttggaaaatgccCGTGGATGGAATTTAACACTAATCGTCAGATGTGGTTGAATAGCCAGCCATATATTGTTATGAAACAGTGCCACACtaaaagtaaacaaaataaCACTCTACCCTTGTTCCCAAATGCACAGGAAGaggattaataaaataaatgtacactCTGGTCAGGATATCACGCCatacataggcctacataagaaaattaatattttctaTAACACAATCCCCGGCTTTAGCGACGGTTACGGGGGCAGTATAGTCCGGGGCCCCGAGCTACAGGGGGGCAAATGAATCTCAATGGGCAATttttgtatgtaaatattttatattctttAATTGCTGCTTCACAAGATTAAAATACCGAACCGCAAGTGAAAGTGCTGTCGGAAAGTTTTTTGGTTTTTCCAATTGTTTATAGGCTATGTACTTGCGCCATTTAAGTACTGAGTTTTTAAACAGCTCTCAAATACGTGCAAGGTGTGAATGGAGCATTATCTAGTGGTACTAGATTTCGATCAGTGGATCTTCACGAAAATACAAATGCCAGCAGAGGTGGTCGCTTCGCTGTACATATAAAACATATTTCGCCTGACAGTCACTATAGCGCCGGACAGTCATTATAGCGCGATCGTGCGGAAAGTGCTTCGTAATGTAGCCTAGTTTGCCAGAATATCGCACTTAACAAACAATTATATATGCGGACCTAAACGGGAAGGGTAGGATAATTACACAATGGCTAAAATACGTGAGGATCAGCTAAGAACGGAGTACAAACACGTACGGTTAAGGGTACGCGCTTAACTCGAGTACACAGCACAACACGGATTTACACCAACACACCACGACTGCACACTACGGATATTTACAAGCGCTTGTAAATGCCGGAATATTCGGACATAACGTACGTAATGGCGTTTTCTGAAAGTCAACAGTTATATAACAGTTAATGCagtataatattatataattgttTTCAGAACTCGGTTAGTGATGGTGCTTGGTCTTTCTTCATTGATGCATCTTTAGTActgcttaaaataaaataataattgctGTTTTCCAGCTTGTCATTACGCTGTCTTTTCACGTTTGTCTCTCATCATCTTTTCACACCTAAAATACATGGttaataaaaacatacaaactTTGTTTTCGGCTCTGTACTGGTTTGACAGGTCTGGGTCGCCTGTGGTCCATGCAGCTATGGCCAATTATAGATACAAGCTGTG
Protein-coding sequences here:
- the LOC111848525 gene encoding arrestin domain-containing protein 3-like yields the protein MLSSIKSITVNYDAVNEGKTFSSGDMLSGRVLLVLSRETKIKGLRVKMKGKAKVHWREFKDKTCEHYKSKEKYFKLEQLVIGQEKDIVLAAGSHVFPFTFQIPEGDMPCSFKGDHGKVKYKLEAKLSRSWRLPSNAASAFTFVSMPVMSLLQLALLMSPQHGTVTKKMSLFTSGNAAINVNIERTAYWPGEELKVTVYVQNSSSRNLVPKVAVDQIQSFFAQGEDNICTHRILKHVGEPIPANMPQMLTVELKLPPNLPASMYNCSIISVEYFLKVYLDVPFAIDPKVKLPLVILPAV